A region of Flavobacterium album DNA encodes the following proteins:
- a CDS encoding glycosyltransferase family 2 protein, producing MKISVVVSTYNAERWLENVLIGYSNQTYKDFELIIADDGSRPATKELIDRYAADYPVPVRHLWHEDKGYRRQEILNIAIIEAANEYIIMTDGDCIPRKDFVEIHAKFAEKGKFLSGGYCKLTMKTSEAITKEDILNENCFDVDWLKKQDKLGFSQALKLSAGPVLGAVLDTVTTTTPSFNNCNSSGFREDMIAVNGYDERMKYGGPDREFGERLENFGVKGKQIRHKAVCLHLDHARGYKTPESLAANLAIRKEVKEKKIKWTPYGIVKEPGVTVE from the coding sequence ATGAAAATATCAGTAGTAGTAAGTACGTATAATGCAGAACGCTGGCTGGAGAATGTCCTGATAGGGTACAGCAACCAGACCTATAAAGATTTTGAGCTTATTATTGCCGATGACGGTTCGCGGCCGGCTACAAAAGAGCTGATCGACCGCTATGCCGCTGATTATCCCGTTCCTGTACGCCACCTTTGGCATGAGGACAAAGGCTATCGCAGGCAGGAGATACTGAATATTGCCATTATAGAGGCGGCCAATGAGTACATCATCATGACCGATGGCGACTGCATTCCGCGTAAGGATTTTGTAGAGATACATGCAAAATTTGCCGAGAAGGGGAAATTCCTTTCAGGTGGGTACTGCAAGCTCACCATGAAAACAAGTGAGGCCATTACCAAAGAAGATATCCTCAACGAAAATTGCTTTGATGTAGACTGGTTGAAAAAACAGGACAAGCTGGGCTTTTCGCAGGCGCTGAAATTATCTGCGGGCCCTGTATTAGGTGCCGTGCTCGATACGGTGACTACTACAACACCTTCGTTCAATAACTGTAACTCATCAGGTTTCCGTGAGGATATGATAGCGGTGAATGGTTATGATGAAAGAATGAAATATGGCGGTCCTGACCGTGAGTTTGGCGAACGTCTTGAGAATTTTGGCGTGAAAGGCAAGCAGATACGCCACAAGGCCGTATGCTTGCACCTTGACCATGCACGCGGTTACAAAACGCCGGAATCATTAGCGGCCAACCTTGCCATCCGTAAAGAAGTTAAAGAGAAAAAGATAAAATGGACACCTTATGGCATTGTGAAGGAGCCGGGCGTTACTGTTGAGTAA
- a CDS encoding lipopolysaccharide kinase InaA family protein, whose amino-acid sequence MNKTIHPEFLPQTQEITHIIDNFDTEGVLFIDGKRNRIKLFPLGSMTVNVKSFKVPNILNKLVYRFLRKGKAQRSYEFANILLSKGIGTPQPIAYFENKGPLSLKDSYYMSEQLEADLTYRQLIEIPDYPEHEIILRQFTQFTFRLHELGIEFLDHTPGNTLIKKTGPEKYEFFLVDLNRMNFHSSAMTLKQRVINMAKLTPEIRLVEVMSDEYARLYGSPYSEVLAMMVKYTEYFANRFHRKRRLKEKLGLRKKTK is encoded by the coding sequence ATGAATAAAACCATCCATCCTGAATTCCTTCCGCAAACACAAGAGATAACACATATTATCGACAATTTTGATACCGAAGGCGTTCTGTTCATCGACGGCAAGCGCAACAGGATAAAGCTATTTCCGCTGGGCAGTATGACGGTAAATGTCAAATCGTTCAAAGTGCCCAACATCCTCAATAAATTAGTGTACCGTTTTTTGCGAAAAGGCAAGGCACAGCGCTCTTATGAATTTGCAAACATCCTGCTTTCAAAAGGTATTGGCACCCCGCAGCCCATTGCTTATTTTGAAAACAAGGGGCCTTTGTCGCTAAAGGACAGCTATTATATGAGCGAGCAGCTGGAAGCCGACCTTACATACAGGCAGCTGATAGAGATTCCTGATTATCCGGAACACGAGATCATCCTGCGCCAGTTCACGCAGTTCACCTTTAGGCTGCATGAGCTGGGAATAGAATTTCTCGACCATACACCGGGCAATACACTGATAAAAAAGACCGGCCCTGAGAAATATGAATTTTTCCTGGTCGACCTGAACCGGATGAACTTCCATAGCAGCGCTATGACACTGAAGCAAAGGGTAATCAATATGGCAAAGCTCACTCCCGAGATCCGCCTTGTGGAAGTAATGAGTGATGAATATGCCAGGCTTTACGGCAGCCCATACAGTGAAGTACTGGCAATGATGGTAAAGTATACGGAATATTTTGCCAACCGCTTTCACCGCAAGCGCCGCCTTAAGGAAAAGCTTGGCCTCAGGAAAAAGACAAAATAA
- a CDS encoding glycosyltransferase, with product MFNHYLITRFNLKNPKWDVTKNNESLLTDEWLEHRLWLFENFCFPSVAAQVNRNFEWLIYFDITTPDTYKQKIAAIIGNQPNIRLFYIEGMPAFYPEIQKLIATEATGKPYLITSRIDNDDCIRNTFIDEVQKQFDKQDYLAIDVIKGYSLQIKPVIMLGKKEHIFNPFISLIEKNDNPTTVWANDHNHWKKETRVKQVTDKRLWMSIIHEKNKVNEFDGYGNIKWDDVKNDFIVSGAMASTISRDILPHSQWWWTSFKNGLYVNWVLFNKSLKKALGIYKLKQ from the coding sequence ATGTTCAACCATTACCTCATCACGCGCTTCAACCTGAAAAACCCCAAGTGGGATGTTACCAAGAACAACGAATCCCTTCTGACGGATGAGTGGCTGGAACACAGGCTTTGGCTGTTCGAGAATTTCTGCTTCCCTTCTGTGGCGGCACAGGTGAACAGGAACTTTGAATGGCTTATTTATTTTGACATAACCACACCTGATACTTATAAGCAAAAAATTGCCGCTATCATCGGGAACCAGCCCAACATCAGGCTGTTTTATATTGAAGGGATGCCTGCTTTTTACCCTGAGATCCAAAAGCTCATCGCAACAGAAGCTACCGGAAAGCCTTACCTCATCACTTCGCGCATTGATAATGACGACTGCATACGGAACACCTTCATCGACGAAGTGCAAAAACAATTTGACAAACAGGATTACCTTGCCATCGATGTAATAAAAGGCTATTCTTTACAGATAAAGCCCGTGATCATGCTGGGCAAGAAAGAGCACATCTTCAACCCGTTCATTAGCCTTATCGAGAAAAACGACAACCCGACGACCGTTTGGGCCAACGACCATAACCACTGGAAAAAAGAAACCCGGGTAAAGCAGGTTACCGACAAACGCTTATGGATGTCGATCATCCACGAGAAAAATAAAGTGAACGAGTTCGACGGCTACGGCAACATCAAATGGGACGATGTAAAGAACGATTTTATCGTGTCCGGTGCCATGGCATCAACTATAAGCCGGGACATACTGCCGCACAGCCAGTGGTGGTGGACCAGCTTTAAGAACGGATTGTACGTAAACTGGGTACTGTTTAACAAGTCGCTCAAAAAAGCGCTTGGCATTTATAAATTAAAACAATAG
- a CDS encoding glycosyltransferase family 4 protein, which produces MRSVFLESHNMKNRAGGLGTFNYELIKAIAKKPLTDLEICLNLKDPQQAQDEFKDIFKYKKYTSLQRHAFFRIRGKFDVWHSMNQNTKVEPFSAPKKYILTVHDVIFMEQGNEADRQKNVKLFKDKLERADVITYISDFARQQVHTHFRVPQVEEVIIYNGNPVASALNYEGYTPQAPMDKPFFYSLGDFLERKNFMALVKMIEITDGYNLVISGNNDKSYGQEIKDYINQKNLQDRVFLTGKVSEEGKRFYMANCAAFLFPSVNEGFGLPPIEAMYFGKPVFLSNLSSLPEIGGDAAFYWENFDPGYMRDFVLQNLQRYHASPGSYVEKIKARAAFFSWDKAAHAYLELYRK; this is translated from the coding sequence ATGAGATCTGTCTTCCTGGAATCACACAATATGAAGAACCGCGCCGGCGGACTGGGCACTTTCAATTATGAGCTCATCAAAGCAATCGCGAAAAAGCCGCTGACAGACCTGGAGATCTGCCTGAACCTGAAAGATCCGCAACAGGCACAGGATGAGTTTAAGGACATATTCAAATATAAAAAATACACCAGCCTGCAGCGTCATGCCTTTTTCAGGATACGCGGGAAATTCGATGTATGGCACAGCATGAACCAAAACACGAAAGTAGAGCCGTTTTCTGCGCCTAAAAAATACATCCTTACTGTGCATGACGTAATTTTTATGGAACAGGGGAATGAAGCAGACAGGCAGAAAAACGTGAAGCTTTTTAAGGACAAGCTGGAGCGTGCCGATGTAATAACCTATATTTCCGACTTTGCCAGGCAGCAGGTGCACACGCATTTCCGGGTCCCGCAGGTGGAGGAAGTAATCATCTATAATGGGAACCCTGTTGCTTCAGCGTTAAATTATGAAGGCTATACACCACAGGCACCTATGGATAAGCCATTTTTTTACAGCCTTGGTGACTTCCTGGAACGCAAGAATTTTATGGCGCTGGTAAAAATGATCGAAATAACCGATGGCTATAATCTTGTCATCTCAGGGAATAACGACAAAAGCTACGGGCAGGAAATAAAGGATTACATTAATCAAAAGAACCTTCAGGACAGGGTATTCCTTACCGGAAAGGTGAGCGAGGAAGGCAAGCGGTTCTACATGGCCAATTGCGCCGCGTTCCTGTTTCCGTCTGTTAATGAAGGTTTTGGGCTTCCGCCGATAGAGGCTATGTACTTTGGTAAGCCGGTATTTTTAAGCAACCTGTCGTCGCTGCCCGAGATAGGCGGGGATGCTGCTTTTTACTGGGAAAATTTCGATCCGGGATACATGAGGGATTTCGTACTGCAAAACCTGCAGCGCTATCATGCCAGTCCGGGCAGTTATGTTGAAAAAATAAAAGCAAGGGCAGCTTTTTTCAGTTGGGACAAAGCCGCTCATGCCTATCTGGAACTGTACCGCAAGTAA
- a CDS encoding class I SAM-dependent methyltransferase yields MIIEQYFTKGKKVLNDPIFKDAQQKGRDELNKKPSRSDIINFLLSKLNRETTYLEIGVRNLNDNHNHVKADKKYGVDPGVDFAGNPNGFQLPSDDFFAKLEKGEVLDKDILFDAIFIDGLHLAEQVDRDIINSLKYIKDDGFIVLHDCNPPTEWHAREDYDYKHSPAGVQWNGTTWKGFVKWRHESSVYSCCVDSDWGVGVIAKKHAIGNSIATPNSNPFYEFDVFAKDRKGYLNLISFEELKAAVNKAMP; encoded by the coding sequence ATGATAATAGAGCAATATTTTACTAAAGGCAAAAAGGTTCTGAACGATCCTATATTTAAGGACGCGCAGCAAAAAGGACGCGACGAACTGAATAAAAAGCCTTCCCGCAGCGATATTATTAACTTCCTTTTATCGAAACTGAACCGCGAAACGACCTACCTTGAAATTGGCGTGCGCAACCTGAATGATAACCACAACCATGTAAAAGCTGATAAAAAATATGGCGTAGACCCGGGAGTTGATTTTGCAGGCAACCCTAATGGATTCCAGCTTCCCAGCGATGATTTTTTTGCAAAGCTGGAAAAGGGCGAAGTTCTCGATAAGGATATTTTGTTCGATGCGATCTTCATTGACGGCCTTCACCTTGCAGAGCAGGTAGACCGTGACATCATCAACTCCCTGAAGTATATTAAGGATGACGGCTTTATCGTGCTGCACGACTGCAACCCGCCAACAGAATGGCATGCCCGGGAAGATTACGATTACAAGCACTCCCCAGCAGGCGTGCAATGGAACGGCACCACCTGGAAGGGATTTGTAAAATGGAGGCACGAATCATCAGTCTACTCCTGCTGTGTAGACAGTGACTGGGGCGTGGGCGTAATTGCTAAAAAACATGCTATAGGCAACAGCATAGCTACACCTAACAGCAATCCTTTTTATGAGTTCGATGTATTTGCCAAAGACCGAAAGGGCTACCTCAACCTGATATCGTTCGAAGAGCTTAAGGCAGCGGTAAACAAAGCAATGCCATAA